A region from the Cryptosporangium arvum DSM 44712 genome encodes:
- a CDS encoding GAF and ANTAR domain-containing protein → MCAASDPRSELIEESQFVLGEGPCIDAFESRRPVLMADLATHATARWPMYTPAVDDHGVRAVFAFPLQIGGARLGVFDVFRDQKGELSDEQLTDALTSPTRSNRAELFQAQGMVMVQIGGTISEAMVRMRACAYAESRSLSDIARDIVAGRLSFGQDRS, encoded by the coding sequence GTGTGCGCCGCCTCCGACCCGCGGAGCGAGCTGATCGAGGAGTCGCAGTTCGTCCTGGGGGAAGGCCCGTGCATCGATGCCTTCGAGAGCCGCCGCCCGGTTCTCATGGCCGACCTCGCCACGCACGCCACCGCCCGCTGGCCGATGTACACGCCCGCCGTGGACGACCACGGTGTCCGGGCGGTGTTCGCGTTTCCCCTGCAGATCGGCGGAGCCCGGCTCGGTGTTTTTGATGTCTTCCGCGATCAGAAGGGGGAATTGTCCGATGAGCAGCTCACCGACGCCTTGACGTCGCCGACGCGGTCGAACCGGGCGGAACTCTTCCAGGCTCAGGGGATGGTGATGGTGCAGATCGGCGGCACAATCAGTGAGGCCATGGTCCGAATGCGCGCGTGCGCCTACGCCGAGAGCCGCAGTTTGAGCGACATCGCCCGCGATATCGTCGCCGGTCGCCTGAGTTTCGGTCAGGACCGTTCGTAA